From the Terriglobales bacterium genome, one window contains:
- the murI gene encoding glutamate racemase: MSPRPAIGVFDSGVGGLTVLKELVALVPAADYLYFGDTARLPYGSKSVETVARYAISAARFLEDKKIELLVVACNTASALALQEITAAVRVPVIGVIEPGADAAAAASRTRKAVVIGTEGTVSSHAYQRALAARGIEAREQACPLFVPLVEEGWTDHPVTEQVAHIYLDALFKNGPASADVMVLGCTHYPLLKPLLRRLAPPSVTIVDSAESTAQAVARSAAVSAAVAGASSLPPRGQDARATAGGTPALRFFSTDSVEKFRRLGERFLGHPVEDVARVDLDRLP, from the coding sequence TTGAGCCCGCGTCCCGCCATCGGCGTATTCGACTCCGGCGTGGGTGGCCTAACCGTGCTCAAGGAGCTGGTGGCGCTCGTCCCGGCGGCGGACTACCTCTACTTCGGCGACACCGCGCGGCTCCCCTACGGATCGAAGTCGGTGGAGACGGTGGCGCGCTACGCCATCTCCGCCGCCCGCTTTCTGGAGGACAAGAAGATCGAGCTGCTGGTGGTCGCCTGCAACACCGCCAGCGCGCTCGCGCTCCAGGAAATCACCGCTGCGGTGCGCGTGCCGGTCATCGGTGTCATCGAGCCGGGCGCGGACGCTGCCGCCGCCGCCAGCCGCACCCGCAAGGCCGTGGTCATCGGCACGGAAGGAACCGTCTCCAGCCACGCCTACCAGCGGGCGCTCGCCGCTCGAGGCATCGAGGCCCGCGAGCAGGCCTGCCCGCTCTTCGTCCCCCTGGTCGAGGAGGGCTGGACCGACCATCCCGTCACCGAGCAAGTCGCGCATATCTATTTGGACGCACTCTTCAAGAACGGCCCGGCGAGCGCGGACGTGATGGTGCTGGGCTGCACTCACTATCCGCTGCTCAAGCCGCTGCTGCGCCGCTTGGCCCCGCCTTCGGTGACGATTGTGGATTCCGCCGAGTCCACCGCCCAAGCGGTGGCGCGTAGCGCCGCCGTCTCGGCGGCAGTCGCGGGAGCGTCCTCGCTCCCACCCCGCGGGCAAGATGCCCGCGCCACAGCCGGCGGGACGCCGGCGCTACGCTTCTTCTCCACCGACTCGGTGGAAAAATTCCGCCGCCTGGGCGAACGCTTCCTCGGGCATCCGGTCGAGGACGTCGCCCGCGTGGACCTCGACCGCCTGCCGTAG
- a CDS encoding MBL fold metallo-hydrolase, translating into MKHCLICALLLALFAPAQEPPKNPAPPPMQVILLGTGFPRPDPERAGPSTAVVVGDKVFIVDAGRVVLRLAATEFKLKQVQAVFLTHLHSDHTSGLPDLFTSTWIFGRKTPLELYGPKGTKAAAKALLEYFKEDIHIRRDLTEIQPAEGAKINVHEIREGVVYQDADVTITAFAVDHHPVEPAFGYRFDSRGRSIVISGDTRPSENLIRHAAGVDVLVHEVYLPEYLDKVDTPEIAARLKHYHTSPEEVGDVAQRAGVKLLVLTHLVPGNEDKAIVERVSKRFNGKVVAGKDLMRF; encoded by the coding sequence GTGAAACACTGCCTGATTTGCGCCCTTCTTCTCGCCCTCTTCGCCCCCGCCCAGGAGCCGCCGAAGAATCCCGCGCCGCCGCCCATGCAGGTCATCCTGCTGGGCACAGGCTTCCCGCGTCCTGACCCGGAGCGCGCCGGGCCGTCCACGGCGGTCGTGGTCGGCGACAAGGTCTTCATCGTGGACGCCGGACGCGTGGTCCTGCGCCTGGCCGCCACCGAATTCAAGCTCAAGCAGGTGCAGGCCGTCTTCCTCACCCACCTGCACTCCGACCACACCTCCGGTCTGCCCGACCTCTTCACCAGCACCTGGATCTTCGGCCGCAAGACGCCGCTCGAACTCTACGGTCCCAAGGGCACAAAGGCCGCCGCCAAGGCGCTGCTGGAATACTTCAAGGAAGACATTCACATCCGCCGCGATCTCACTGAGATACAGCCCGCTGAGGGCGCTAAAATAAACGTCCACGAGATCCGCGAAGGAGTGGTCTATCAGGACGCGGACGTCACCATCACCGCCTTCGCTGTGGACCACCACCCGGTCGAGCCCGCCTTCGGCTACCGCTTCGATTCGCGCGGCAGGAGCATCGTCATCTCCGGCGACACCCGCCCCAGCGAGAACCTCATCCGCCACGCTGCGGGTGTGGACGTGCTCGTCCACGAGGTCTATCTGCCCGAGTACCTCGACAAGGTGGATACCCCGGAGATCGCCGCCCGGCTAAAGCACTACCACACGAGCCCTGAGGAGGTCGGAGACGTTGCGCAGAGGGCCGGCGTGAAGCTGCTGGTGCTGACTCACCTCGTCCCCGGCAACGAGGACAAGGCGATTGTCGAACGCGTCAGCAAGCGCTTCAATGGAAAGGTTGTAGCAGGGAAGGACTTGATGCGGTTCTAG
- the rph gene encoding ribonuclease PH: MVYRSDNRAPEQMRPVKITPDYLATAEGSALIELGNTRVICTASVDEGVPNFLRGRGKGWITCEYGMLPRSTLTRTPRESSRGRVGGRTHEIQRLIGRSLRAITDLARLGERTLWIDCDVLQADGGTRTASITGAFVALGLAMQKLVDAGTLSAAPIRDYVAATSVGVVDGEVLLDLSYEEDSRAEVDLNFVMTGGKRFVELQATAEQRPFDDAQLKKMMDLARKGIESLVAKQQAVLNKLTLRQ; the protein is encoded by the coding sequence ATGGTTTACCGAAGCGACAATCGCGCCCCCGAGCAGATGCGTCCGGTGAAAATCACGCCAGACTATCTCGCCACCGCCGAGGGCTCGGCGCTCATCGAGCTCGGCAACACGCGCGTCATCTGCACCGCGTCGGTGGACGAGGGCGTGCCCAACTTCCTGCGCGGCCGGGGCAAAGGATGGATCACTTGCGAGTACGGGATGCTCCCGCGCTCCACCCTGACCCGCACCCCGCGCGAATCCAGCCGCGGCCGCGTCGGCGGACGCACCCACGAGATCCAGCGGCTCATCGGGCGCTCGCTGCGCGCCATCACCGACCTGGCCCGCCTGGGAGAGCGCACCCTGTGGATCGACTGCGACGTCCTCCAAGCCGACGGCGGCACCCGCACCGCTTCCATCACCGGGGCCTTCGTCGCCCTGGGCCTGGCCATGCAGAAGCTGGTGGACGCGGGCACGCTCTCCGCCGCGCCCATCCGCGACTACGTGGCCGCCACCAGCGTGGGCGTGGTGGACGGCGAGGTCCTGCTTGACCTCAGCTATGAGGAAGACTCCCGCGCCGAGGTGGACCTGAACTTCGTCATGACCGGCGGCAAGCGCTTCGTAGAACTGCAGGCCACCGCCGAGCAGCGTCCCTTCGACGACGCCCAGCTCAAGAAGATGATGGACTTGGCGCGCAAGGGTATCGAGTCGCTGGTCGCTAAGCAGCAAGCCGTCCTCAATAAGCTGACTTTAAGGCAGTAG
- a CDS encoding DUF1015 domain-containing protein produces MAEISPFRALRYDPAAAPLAELLTQPYDKITPQMQERYYASSPYNFVRLVLGKRQEGDDETSNAYTRAADSYCEWRRQGILRADPEPAFYAYSQRFPMPGANGERERTGFIALVQLEDYQSGVICRHERTLSAPKADRLKLLQATAAQFEPLFLLYSDPQRELEPRLNTERPPEAEVRDEYGALHRLSKVSNREEIEFIRDKMAEKKLLIADGHHRYETALEYRNLMRQRAGGAASDAASERVMVALFPMESEGLVILPTHRVVSGLENFHAEELVRGAQEYFEVNAAGTQMEARQVVALLQAAGKEGPALAAVTSGGVFLLRARAGAADRLLGDVSPRQRGLDVVLLHRILLEHVLGVSEKAVREERHLAYLRDAAEAMARVQAGANVGFLMNPARIEQVRDVAFAGEVLPQKSTDFYPKLLSGLTIYAH; encoded by the coding sequence ATGGCGGAAATCTCTCCCTTTCGGGCACTGCGCTACGACCCCGCCGCGGCGCCGCTGGCGGAGCTGCTCACCCAGCCCTACGACAAGATCACTCCCCAGATGCAGGAGCGCTATTACGCCTCCAGCCCCTACAACTTTGTCCGGCTGGTGCTGGGAAAGCGGCAGGAGGGCGACGACGAGACCTCGAACGCCTACACTCGCGCGGCCGACTCCTATTGCGAGTGGCGGCGGCAGGGCATCCTGCGCGCCGACCCGGAGCCGGCTTTCTACGCCTATTCCCAACGTTTCCCAATGCCCGGCGCAAACGGCGAGCGCGAGCGCACCGGCTTCATCGCGCTGGTGCAGCTGGAGGACTACCAGAGCGGTGTCATCTGCCGCCACGAGCGCACCCTCTCCGCTCCCAAGGCAGACCGCCTGAAGCTGCTGCAGGCGACCGCGGCGCAGTTCGAGCCCCTCTTCCTGCTCTACAGCGACCCGCAGCGGGAACTGGAGCCGCGTTTGAACACCGAGCGCCCGCCGGAGGCCGAAGTCCGGGACGAATACGGCGCGCTGCACCGCCTGTCGAAGGTGTCCAATAGGGAAGAGATCGAGTTCATCCGCGACAAGATGGCGGAGAAAAAGTTGCTCATCGCCGACGGCCACCACCGCTACGAGACTGCGCTCGAGTATCGCAATCTCATGCGGCAGCGGGCAGGCGGCGCCGCCAGCGATGCGGCATCGGAGCGCGTGATGGTTGCGCTCTTCCCCATGGAGAGCGAAGGGCTGGTGATTCTGCCCACGCATCGCGTGGTCTCCGGCCTCGAGAACTTTCACGCCGAGGAATTGGTGCGCGGCGCGCAGGAGTACTTCGAAGTGAATGCCGCGGGAACGCAGATGGAGGCACGACAGGTGGTCGCACTGCTCCAGGCCGCCGGCAAGGAAGGTCCGGCCCTTGCCGCGGTCACTTCGGGCGGAGTTTTCCTGCTGCGGGCGCGCGCCGGCGCCGCGGACAGATTGCTCGGCGACGTCTCCCCCCGGCAGCGCGGACTCGATGTCGTGCTGCTGCACCGGATCCTCCTCGAACACGTGCTCGGCGTCTCGGAGAAGGCCGTGCGCGAGGAGCGCCACCTTGCCTACCTGCGCGACGCCGCCGAAGCCATGGCCCGGGTGCAGGCCGGCGCCAACGTCGGTTTTCTGATGAATCCGGCGCGCATCGAGCAGGTGCGCGACGTCGCATTCGCCGGCGAAGTCTTGCCGCAGAAGTCCACGGACTTCTATCCCAAGCTGCTCAGCGGGCTGACCATTTATGCGCATTAA
- a CDS encoding VWA domain-containing protein: MTPAGSRVSDFASPQPGSGRLRLPRTASCLVAAVFLAALPILWAQGGEQDVHITPRPKPTAPLPGATGDPSLKTHTKPIQVEVDLVLVNVTITDPMNRLVTGLEKENFTVMEGNVPQYIKHFSSEDAPVSLGVIFDMSGSMSNKIEKSREAVVEFFKTANPQDEFFMVTFADKPELLADFTKSVEEIQGQMVYTVPKGRTALLDAIYLGISKMRQAEHSKKALLIISDGGDNRSRYTDGEIKNVVREADIQLYAIGIYDLNPPTPEESYGPNLLNEITETTGGRAFPIYNVNELADVATKIGIELRNQYVIGYRPTNGTRDGKWRKIRVKLIPPKGLPPLHVYAKTGYYAPSE; this comes from the coding sequence ATGACCCCCGCAGGCAGTCGCGTGAGCGACTTCGCCAGCCCCCAGCCCGGCTCAGGACGCCTTCGCCTGCCTCGAACCGCCTCCTGCCTCGTTGCCGCTGTTTTTCTCGCTGCGCTGCCGATCCTATGGGCCCAGGGCGGCGAACAGGACGTGCACATCACGCCGCGCCCCAAGCCGACCGCGCCCCTTCCCGGCGCTACCGGCGACCCATCGCTCAAGACCCACACCAAGCCCATACAAGTGGAGGTGGACCTGGTGCTGGTGAACGTCACCATCACCGACCCCATGAACCGCCTGGTCACCGGGCTGGAGAAGGAGAACTTCACGGTCATGGAAGGCAACGTGCCGCAGTACATCAAGCACTTCTCGAGCGAGGACGCTCCCGTCTCCCTGGGGGTGATCTTTGACATGAGCGGCAGCATGAGCAACAAAATCGAGAAGTCGCGGGAGGCGGTGGTGGAATTCTTCAAGACCGCCAACCCGCAGGACGAGTTCTTCATGGTCACCTTCGCCGACAAACCGGAGCTGCTGGCGGATTTCACCAAGTCGGTGGAGGAGATCCAGGGCCAGATGGTGTACACGGTGCCCAAGGGACGCACGGCGCTGCTGGACGCGATCTACCTGGGCATCAGCAAGATGCGCCAGGCCGAGCACAGCAAGAAAGCGCTGCTGATCATCTCCGACGGCGGGGACAACCGCAGCCGCTACACCGACGGCGAGATCAAGAACGTGGTGAGAGAAGCCGATATCCAGCTGTACGCCATCGGCATCTACGACCTCAACCCGCCCACACCCGAGGAATCCTACGGGCCCAACCTGCTCAACGAGATCACGGAGACTACCGGCGGACGGGCCTTCCCCATCTACAATGTCAACGAGCTGGCCGACGTGGCCACCAAAATCGGCATCGAGCTGCGCAACCAGTACGTGATCGGCTACCGTCCCACCAACGGCACGCGCGACGGCAAGTGGCGTAAAATCAGAGTGAAACTTATTCCCCCCAAGGGATTGCCGCCACTCCATGTCTACGCGAAGACCGGATACTATGCCCCCTCGGAGTAG
- a CDS encoding VWA domain-containing protein — translation MPPRSRPSLSLLFLLIFCAAFLGGQNPPTQQPAGQAPPPAAGGKQSSGQELEPGEGGVYKIKKEVQEVVLHATVVDEKQRLVTNLDRSAFTVYEDGQPQQITSFRREDIPVAMGIVIDNSGSMSRSRAAVNQAALNLVRASNPQDQVFIVNFADEYFLDQDFTSSIVKLQEALEKIESRGGTALYDALIASADHLKTSAKLDKKVLLVVTDGEDNRSRDPLEQAVGKVALNGGPTIYAIGIQLGGEKVRRAKRALQVLAEQTGGIAFFPKNLDEVDTVSQAVAHDIRNQYTIGYKPANPQQGGGYRSVRVVAQSKGYKNLHVRTRSGYYATQQRAEKQPDPR, via the coding sequence ATGCCCCCTCGGAGTAGGCCCAGTCTCTCCCTGCTTTTCCTTCTGATCTTCTGCGCCGCTTTCCTGGGCGGACAAAACCCTCCGACACAGCAGCCTGCCGGACAGGCTCCGCCGCCGGCGGCGGGCGGCAAGCAGTCCTCGGGCCAGGAGCTGGAGCCGGGCGAGGGCGGCGTCTACAAGATCAAGAAGGAAGTGCAGGAGGTGGTGCTGCACGCCACGGTGGTGGACGAGAAGCAGCGCCTGGTGACCAATCTCGACCGCAGCGCCTTCACGGTGTACGAGGACGGCCAGCCGCAGCAGATCACCTCCTTCCGGCGGGAGGACATCCCGGTCGCCATGGGGATCGTGATCGATAACTCCGGCTCGATGAGCCGGTCGCGCGCCGCGGTGAACCAGGCGGCGCTGAACCTGGTACGCGCCAGCAATCCCCAGGACCAGGTATTTATCGTCAATTTTGCCGACGAGTATTTCCTGGACCAGGACTTCACCTCCAGCATCGTCAAGCTGCAGGAGGCGCTGGAGAAGATCGAGTCGCGAGGCGGCACGGCGCTCTATGACGCCCTCATCGCCTCCGCGGACCACCTCAAGACGAGCGCGAAGCTGGATAAGAAGGTGCTGCTGGTGGTGACGGATGGCGAGGACAACCGCAGCCGTGACCCGCTGGAGCAGGCCGTGGGGAAGGTGGCATTGAACGGTGGACCCACCATTTATGCCATCGGCATCCAGCTGGGAGGAGAGAAGGTGCGGCGGGCCAAGCGAGCGCTCCAGGTACTGGCCGAGCAGACCGGCGGCATCGCCTTCTTCCCCAAAAACCTCGACGAGGTGGATACCGTCTCGCAGGCCGTGGCCCATGACATCCGCAACCAGTACACCATCGGCTACAAGCCCGCCAACCCGCAGCAGGGCGGCGGATACCGCAGCGTGCGGGTGGTGGCCCAATCCAAAGGCTACAAGAACCTTCACGTGCGGACGCGCAGCGGGTATTACGCGACGCAACAGCGCGCGGAGAAGCAGCCAGATCCGAGGTAG
- a CDS encoding cupin domain-containing protein has product MRRFIPWILVLICAVALAQPASKPTAATPAAKPAAEDHKAWAPAELQWGPAPDILPAGAQLAVLEGNPSKPGEFTMRLKMPNGYKIPPHSHPRMEHVTLISGSFRVGMGDKFDEAKMVGVPVGTFIWIKPGSHHFAMAKGETVIQLHGNGPWVLTYVNAQDDPRKKK; this is encoded by the coding sequence ATGAGGAGATTCATTCCCTGGATTCTGGTACTGATTTGCGCCGTAGCTCTGGCGCAACCCGCAAGCAAACCAACCGCCGCCACGCCGGCCGCGAAACCAGCTGCAGAAGACCACAAGGCCTGGGCTCCGGCCGAATTGCAGTGGGGACCGGCGCCGGACATCCTGCCCGCTGGCGCTCAATTGGCGGTGCTGGAGGGCAACCCCTCCAAGCCGGGCGAGTTCACCATGCGCCTGAAGATGCCCAACGGCTACAAGATTCCGCCGCACTCCCATCCGCGCATGGAACACGTCACGCTCATCTCCGGCAGCTTCCGCGTCGGCATGGGCGACAAGTTCGACGAGGCGAAGATGGTAGGCGTACCCGTCGGCACTTTCATCTGGATCAAGCCTGGCAGCCACCACTTCGCCATGGCTAAAGGTGAGACCGTCATCCAGCTCCACGGCAACGGGCCCTGGGTGTTGACCTACGTGAATGCTCAGGACGACCCGCGGAAGAAGAAGTGA
- a CDS encoding tagatose 1,6-diphosphate aldolase, with protein sequence MKLTPGKLAGMKAVSNERGVIAAAAMDQRGSLQKALAKEKGGDISDAMMEEFKSLVTEVLTKHASAILLDPEWGLPASKRRSKNAGLLLAYEKTGYDKTGPGRLPDLLDHWSVRRLKEAGADCIKILLYYTPFDPKDVNDRKHAWVERLGDECRANDIPFFLEFVTYEEGVDEKNLDFAKKKPQAVIAAMKQFTQERYGVDVMKVEVPINMKFVEGTKVYGGQKAYSKQEAIQFFREAAAVSTKPFIYLSAGVSNAEFTEALELAAESGVKFAGVLCGRATWKDGIPVYGKQGADAFRKWLETEGVKNISNVNDRLKAATPWYEIYGVKEAAVVGA encoded by the coding sequence ATGAAGCTCACCCCTGGAAAACTCGCCGGCATGAAAGCGGTTTCGAACGAGCGCGGGGTCATCGCCGCCGCCGCCATGGACCAGCGCGGCTCGCTGCAGAAGGCGCTGGCCAAGGAGAAGGGCGGCGACATTTCCGACGCCATGATGGAGGAGTTCAAGTCGCTGGTCACGGAAGTCCTGACCAAGCACGCCTCGGCCATTCTGCTCGACCCGGAGTGGGGCTTGCCCGCCTCCAAGCGCCGCTCCAAGAACGCCGGGCTGCTGCTCGCCTATGAGAAGACCGGCTACGACAAGACCGGTCCCGGCCGCCTGCCTGACCTGCTGGACCACTGGTCCGTACGCCGCCTGAAGGAAGCCGGCGCCGACTGCATCAAGATCCTGCTCTACTACACGCCCTTCGATCCCAAGGACGTCAACGACCGCAAGCACGCCTGGGTGGAGCGCCTGGGCGACGAGTGCCGCGCCAACGATATCCCCTTCTTCCTCGAGTTCGTCACCTATGAGGAAGGCGTGGACGAGAAGAACCTCGACTTCGCCAAGAAGAAGCCGCAGGCGGTCATCGCCGCGATGAAGCAGTTCACCCAGGAGCGCTATGGCGTGGACGTGATGAAGGTCGAGGTGCCCATCAACATGAAGTTCGTCGAGGGTACCAAGGTCTACGGCGGCCAGAAAGCCTACAGCAAGCAGGAAGCGATCCAGTTCTTCCGGGAAGCCGCCGCGGTCTCGACCAAGCCCTTCATCTATCTCTCCGCCGGCGTCTCCAACGCCGAATTCACCGAGGCGCTGGAGCTGGCCGCCGAATCGGGCGTCAAGTTCGCCGGCGTGCTCTGTGGCCGCGCCACCTGGAAAGACGGCATCCCCGTGTACGGCAAGCAAGGCGCCGATGCCTTTCGCAAATGGCTGGAGACCGAGGGCGTGAAGAACATCTCCAACGTCAACGATCGCCTCAAGGCCGCCACGCCCTGGTACGAGATCTACGGGGTGAAGGAAGCGGCGGTAGTCGGAGCGTAG
- a CDS encoding GerMN domain-containing protein — MIPRHAQITIVLLLVGACVLGFYVLNEKRKAEEQRRRVADTRPVTPPVAGTPERVVLVIAYDDEGVLRRREATVVLPEDRALRAREVLRALLNEYVKKPSPHPLAEGSDIKDVYLFQGNLAVIDTTAAFADAHRSGIFVESLTIVSLVDTLAANDNGITRVKILVEGKERETLAGHADLMSFYDVATVHELAKEMH, encoded by the coding sequence ATGATTCCCCGCCACGCGCAGATCACCATCGTCCTTTTGCTGGTTGGGGCGTGCGTCCTGGGCTTCTACGTCCTCAACGAGAAGCGCAAGGCGGAAGAGCAGCGGCGCCGTGTCGCCGACACCCGTCCGGTGACCCCACCCGTGGCCGGCACTCCCGAGCGTGTGGTGCTGGTCATCGCCTACGATGACGAAGGTGTGCTGCGTCGGCGCGAGGCCACCGTGGTCCTGCCCGAGGACCGGGCCCTGCGCGCGCGTGAGGTCCTGCGCGCCCTGCTGAACGAATACGTGAAGAAGCCGTCACCCCACCCCCTGGCCGAAGGCTCGGATATCAAGGACGTGTATCTCTTCCAGGGCAACCTCGCCGTCATCGATACCACCGCCGCCTTCGCCGACGCTCACCGCTCCGGCATCTTCGTGGAGTCGCTGACCATCGTCTCCCTGGTCGACACGCTGGCCGCCAATGACAACGGCATCACCCGGGTCAAGATCCTGGTCGAGGGCAAGGAGCGTGAGACCCTGGCGGGCCACGCCGACCTCATGTCGTTCTACGATGTGGCCACCGTGCACGAGCTGGCGAAGGAGATGCATTGA
- a CDS encoding N-acetylmuramoyl-L-alanine amidase → MRINRALPKPRLAGLVLALAVLWLGGDVSRSLEERRVSVYAPQTSYRLGVVERERKEYVGLLDLLEPLGKASASSDGREWTVRWNGVEARFTEGKTKGKIGGNKVELSAPLVVESGRPLVPLHSLATLLSRFLDTRVDVHESARRVFIGNTGARFTAELKKTEPPALVLNFSMPVSPAISTEGGRLKMVFARDPVVSGAENFSFDDKTISSLAYDESSGIAELTVSGGAPLLASFSNGGRTITVSVAPTQAARAQAPPPASSVEPAAPPLPVTAATPSGQAKTAPAEFPRSRYLVLVDASHGGNDRGAELGNDIAEKDVTLAFARRIRAELQNRGITAVMVRDADTALALQQRAEMANASHAALFLTIHAGTMGSGVRVYSSMLQPSAEGSMVFLPWETAQARYANSSHAVADGITLQLGRRRIPAESLEAPVRPLNNIAAAAVAIEVNVPATDARAFHSPNLQLAVAGAVADAVLAARARLEGAQ, encoded by the coding sequence ATGCGCATTAACCGCGCGCTTCCGAAGCCTCGCCTCGCCGGCCTGGTGCTGGCGCTGGCCGTCCTCTGGCTGGGAGGAGACGTGTCGCGATCGCTCGAAGAGAGGCGCGTTTCCGTCTATGCGCCGCAGACCAGCTACCGTCTGGGAGTGGTCGAGCGCGAGCGCAAAGAGTACGTCGGGCTGCTCGATCTGCTCGAGCCGCTGGGTAAGGCCTCGGCCTCGAGCGACGGCCGCGAGTGGACCGTTCGCTGGAACGGTGTAGAAGCCCGCTTCACCGAAGGCAAGACCAAGGGCAAGATCGGCGGCAATAAGGTCGAGCTCTCGGCGCCGCTGGTGGTGGAGAGCGGACGGCCGCTCGTGCCGCTCCACTCCCTCGCCACGTTGCTCTCCCGCTTCCTGGATACGCGCGTGGACGTCCACGAATCCGCCCGCCGCGTCTTCATCGGCAACACCGGGGCGCGCTTCACCGCCGAACTGAAGAAGACGGAACCTCCGGCGCTGGTCCTCAATTTCTCCATGCCGGTCAGCCCCGCCATCAGCACCGAAGGCGGCAGGCTGAAGATGGTCTTCGCGCGCGACCCGGTGGTCTCCGGCGCCGAGAACTTCAGCTTCGACGACAAGACCATCTCCTCGCTGGCCTACGACGAATCGAGCGGCATCGCCGAACTGACCGTCTCCGGCGGCGCGCCGCTCCTGGCCAGCTTCTCGAACGGCGGGCGGACCATCACCGTGAGTGTCGCCCCGACCCAGGCAGCGCGCGCCCAGGCTCCGCCACCGGCTTCGTCCGTGGAGCCGGCCGCGCCTCCCTTGCCGGTGACCGCAGCTACGCCGTCGGGGCAGGCAAAAACGGCGCCGGCGGAGTTCCCGCGCTCGCGCTACCTGGTGTTGGTGGACGCGAGCCACGGCGGCAACGACCGCGGAGCCGAATTGGGCAACGACATCGCCGAAAAGGACGTCACTCTGGCCTTCGCGCGCCGCATCCGCGCCGAACTGCAGAACCGCGGCATCACCGCGGTGATGGTGCGCGACGCCGACACCGCTCTCGCCCTGCAGCAGCGCGCCGAGATGGCCAACGCCTCGCACGCCGCCCTCTTTCTTACTATCCACGCCGGCACCATGGGCTCCGGCGTACGGGTTTACAGCTCGATGCTGCAGCCCTCCGCCGAGGGTAGCATGGTCTTCCTGCCCTGGGAGACGGCACAGGCCCGCTACGCGAACTCCAGCCACGCGGTGGCCGACGGCATCACGCTGCAGTTGGGACGCCGGCGCATCCCCGCCGAGTCTCTGGAAGCGCCCGTGCGCCCGCTGAACAACATCGCCGCTGCGGCTGTGGCCATCGAGGTGAACGTCCCGGCCACCGACGCGCGCGCCTTCCACTCCCCCAACCTCCAGCTCGCCGTAGCCGGCGCCGTGGCCGACGCGGTGCTCGCCGCCCGCGCCCGCTTGGAGGGAGCTCAATGA